A window from Entomoplasma freundtii encodes these proteins:
- a CDS encoding MIP/aquaporin family protein yields the protein MSNWFTYFGTELLGSMLLIILGNGVVANVLLKGTSAYKNANFLMIALGWGFAVGIGALVASALGGVAQLNPAVTLAFVVNNWTKNVGSWNLLPIIIIGQALGFLLGQIIVDLVYSHQIVACFARAKKDFATENTQPVLAMHATVPQTKVTWSNFLMEFVGTAVLIITILGVGKLGIANGMTFVTPLLVMIVVMAIGCSLSGTTGYAINPFRDLMPRLVYQGLLSTSFGRKGLNADWKYSWVPVVAPLTAGAIVGACFLI from the coding sequence ATGTCTAACTGATTTACCTATTTTGGCACCGAACTTTTAGGGTCGATGCTTTTAATCATTTTAGGTAACGGTGTTGTTGCTAATGTTTTGTTAAAAGGCACTAGCGCCTATAAAAACGCCAATTTTTTAATGATTGCCTTAGGTTGAGGATTTGCTGTGGGCATTGGAGCCCTTGTAGCATCAGCTTTAGGTGGAGTTGCCCAATTAAATCCTGCGGTGACCTTAGCCTTTGTGGTAAATAACTGAACAAAAAATGTTGGTTCATGAAATTTACTTCCCATTATCATCATTGGTCAGGCCCTCGGCTTTTTACTTGGTCAAATTATTGTTGACCTTGTTTATTCTCACCAAATTGTGGCGTGTTTTGCACGAGCAAAAAAAGATTTTGCAACCGAAAATACGCAACCAGTTTTGGCGATGCATGCTACAGTGCCACAAACTAAAGTTACTTGGTCAAATTTCTTAATGGAGTTTGTTGGCACTGCCGTCTTAATCATTACTATTTTAGGAGTTGGGAAATTGGGAATTGCAAACGGGATGACTTTTGTGACGCCTTTATTAGTCATGATTGTTGTTATGGCCATTGGTTGTTCATTATCTGGAACCACCGGTTACGCCATTAATCCCTTTCGTGACTTAATGCCTCGCTTAGTTTACCAAGGGTTATTATCAACATCTTTTGGCCGTAAAGGACTAAACGCTGATTGAAAATATAGTTGGGTGCCTGTGGTAGCCCCCTTAACGGCCGGGGCTATTGTAGGAGCGTGTTTCTTAATTTAA
- a CDS encoding Fic family protein, whose amino-acid sequence MVLQKKTLAEPFKMFLRNIEGYLTNKIENPSLTHEKYLSLSFPNQTTKISTINLGEINDDGVYSNINEIRQVFVQQELLNYQKILTKYFLNDDDLSKKLSLKDIKEMSNMLLDGLTCYPFNKLFTQAFDEMWNKKTQMFEKLNRQGEFRKTGLTKGSLRFRPPGDIEEVTQLLLAKTYNVLESKFSSTLEKYESLALFHLNFEFIHPFAEGNGRLGRFLTMFLSLSFNLIPPTFGSELLDNIDGETYYYQINKVLSPKMKAEDWNLIKKPPASFLHYYLSAVKTTIAYGRKWEETNPTSDWSDFYFMNLNHEEKNFLVKQINVVLQESSKGVV is encoded by the coding sequence ATGGTCTTGCAAAAGAAAACACTCGCCGAACCTTTTAAAATGTTTTTAAGGAACATTGAAGGTTATTTGACCAACAAAATTGAAAACCCAAGTTTGACCCATGAAAAGTATCTTTCTTTGTCGTTCCCAAATCAGACAACAAAAATTTCGACTATTAATTTAGGAGAAATTAACGATGATGGAGTTTACAGTAATATAAATGAAATTCGGCAAGTTTTCGTTCAACAAGAATTACTTAATTATCAAAAAATTTTAACGAAATATTTCTTAAATGATGATGATTTGAGCAAAAAATTAAGTCTTAAGGATATTAAAGAAATGTCAAATATGTTATTAGATGGTTTAACTTGTTACCCATTTAATAAACTTTTTACTCAGGCTTTTGACGAAATGTGAAATAAAAAAACGCAAATGTTCGAAAAGCTCAATCGACAAGGTGAATTTAGAAAAACAGGGCTTACAAAAGGTTCGCTTAGATTCAGACCACCTGGGGATATTGAAGAAGTTACCCAATTGCTTCTAGCAAAAACTTATAATGTGTTAGAAAGTAAATTCTCCTCCACTTTAGAAAAATATGAATCGTTAGCCTTATTCCATCTTAATTTTGAGTTTATCCATCCCTTTGCAGAAGGAAATGGGCGACTTGGAAGATTTTTAACTATGTTCTTATCTTTAAGTTTTAATCTTATTCCGCCAACATTCGGTAGCGAACTATTAGACAACATAGATGGCGAAACTTACTATTATCAAATAAACAAGGTTTTGTCTCCTAAGATGAAAGCAGAAGATTGAAACTTAATTAAAAAACCACCAGCAAGTTTTCTTCACTATTATTTAAGTGCCGTTAAGACCACGATTGCTTATGGTCGAAAATGAGAAGAGACAAACCCAACAAGTGACTGAAGTGACTTTTATTTTATGAATCTTAACCATGAAGAGAAAAACTTCTTGGTAAAGCAAATTAATGTTGTGTTACAAGAAAGTAGTAAGGGTGTTGTATAG
- the mnmE gene encoding tRNA uridine-5-carboxymethylaminomethyl(34) synthesis GTPase MnmE — protein MQSTIQDTILAPATKITTQAIALLRISGDDAFKIINQVVKKRVPKEQGVFYRGLYDGDLLVDDVVITTFVHPNSFTGENVVEIACHGGVLNTERILQLILKTGARLALPGEFSQRAYLNGKITLVQAEGINDLIHAPSDLALKIGVTNMHGHHQKSLITLRTSLLDLISKIQVALDYPEYEDVEGVDAKSLEENLNVLVQEVKKLLDRSQRANKAISGVTTIIAGAPNVGKSSLLNALINEEKAIVTSIPGTTRDLVEGVINLPQGTLKLVDTAGIRETSNDLEKMGITKTINELKKAELILFVTTPNQIDQFTNPEWTKLFGNKHVLFIVNQIDRLSKKEQAKLKDKYPEAIFISALNDDLQPLLEALNSVFRTADLDSTEHLILTSAHQVALLKQILDKLKTAKKNLANLYPIDLINVDLYEAWDLLKHLLGETQDEAIIDNIFRKYCLGK, from the coding sequence ATGCAATCTACAATTCAAGATACGATTTTGGCCCCCGCGACCAAAATTACTACTCAGGCAATTGCCCTTTTGCGAATTAGTGGCGATGATGCTTTTAAAATTATTAACCAAGTAGTTAAAAAACGGGTTCCTAAAGAACAGGGAGTTTTTTATCGCGGTTTATATGACGGTGACTTATTAGTTGATGATGTTGTCATTACGACTTTTGTGCACCCAAATTCTTTCACTGGTGAAAATGTGGTAGAAATTGCTTGTCATGGAGGAGTGCTCAATACTGAACGAATTCTCCAACTAATCTTAAAAACGGGAGCCCGTTTGGCATTACCAGGCGAATTTAGTCAACGGGCTTATTTGAATGGCAAAATTACTTTGGTTCAAGCGGAAGGAATTAATGATTTAATTCATGCGCCAAGCGACTTAGCTTTAAAAATTGGGGTGACCAACATGCATGGCCATCACCAAAAATCATTAATTACGTTACGAACTAGTCTATTGGATTTAATTTCTAAAATTCAAGTAGCTTTAGATTATCCTGAATACGAAGATGTAGAGGGGGTTGATGCTAAATCACTTGAAGAAAACCTTAATGTTTTGGTACAAGAGGTTAAGAAATTACTTGATCGTTCCCAAAGAGCGAATAAGGCGATTAGTGGCGTGACGACCATCATTGCCGGTGCACCGAATGTCGGCAAATCCTCATTACTAAACGCTTTAATCAATGAGGAAAAAGCAATCGTGACATCAATTCCAGGGACTACGCGCGACCTTGTTGAGGGAGTAATTAATCTTCCCCAAGGCACTTTAAAACTAGTGGATACCGCAGGAATTCGCGAAACGAGTAATGATTTAGAAAAGATGGGAATTACTAAAACAATTAACGAATTGAAAAAAGCTGAGTTAATTCTTTTCGTAACGACTCCTAACCAAATCGACCAATTTACTAACCCTGAATGAACAAAACTTTTTGGCAATAAACATGTATTATTTATTGTTAACCAAATCGACCGTCTCTCAAAGAAAGAACAAGCCAAACTAAAAGATAAATATCCAGAGGCCATTTTCATTAGTGCACTTAACGACGACCTTCAACCACTATTAGAGGCTTTGAATTCTGTTTTTCGTACTGCTGATTTGGATAGTACTGAACACTTAATTTTAACTAGCGCTCACCAAGTAGCACTTTTAAAACAAATATTGGATAAGTTAAAAACAGCGAAAAAAAATCTCGCCAACCTTTATCCAATTGACTTAATTAATGTTGATCTTTATGAAGCGTGAGATCTTTTAAAACATTTACTTGGAGAAACACAAGATGAAGCCATTATTGACAATATTTTTCGTAAATATTGTTTAGGCAAATAA
- a CDS encoding deoxyribonuclease IV, whose product MTKHNSPLLGSHMSLSKSTNYLEGVVNETVNQNANTFMIFTGAPQNTKRVPVETFKIAEMNQLIDYHEIDKSKLVVHAPYLINLSNPVNETVWKFSIDFLLEEIKRCEALGIHLLVLHPGAYTKGSLEQGLQQLIKALDLVTDYESPVLIALETMSGKGTEVGGQLDDLAFVLQQVKKPERIGVCLDTCHLHDAGYQIQNWPEFKNNLKQLLPLDKVKVIHLNDSKNVCGAKKDRHENIGYGQIGFDTLVEIVWDEELTTVPKILETPYIDNLSPYKKEIKCLLSRSFNQDLK is encoded by the coding sequence ATGACTAAACATAACTCGCCATTATTAGGAAGCCATATGAGCTTAAGTAAAAGCACCAACTATCTTGAAGGAGTGGTTAACGAAACTGTTAACCAAAATGCCAATACCTTTATGATCTTCACTGGCGCTCCCCAAAATACCAAACGGGTACCTGTAGAAACATTCAAAATTGCCGAAATGAACCAATTAATTGATTATCACGAAATCGATAAATCGAAGTTGGTGGTTCATGCCCCTTATTTAATTAATTTATCAAATCCAGTTAACGAAACCGTTTGAAAATTTAGTATTGATTTCTTACTAGAAGAAATCAAGCGGTGCGAAGCTCTGGGCATTCATTTACTAGTTTTACACCCTGGTGCCTATACCAAAGGTAGTTTAGAGCAAGGACTTCAGCAATTAATTAAAGCTTTGGATTTAGTGACAGACTATGAAAGTCCTGTCCTAATTGCCTTAGAAACTATGAGTGGCAAGGGGACCGAAGTCGGTGGCCAATTAGACGATTTGGCTTTTGTACTCCAACAAGTAAAAAAACCAGAACGAATCGGGGTTTGCTTAGATACTTGTCACCTTCATGATGCCGGTTATCAAATCCAAAACTGACCAGAGTTTAAAAATAATTTGAAACAACTACTACCTTTAGACAAGGTAAAGGTAATTCACCTTAATGATTCAAAAAATGTTTGTGGAGCAAAAAAAGATCGTCATGAAAATATTGGTTATGGTCAAATTGGCTTTGACACATTAGTAGAAATTGTTTGGGATGAAGAGTTGACCACGGTTCCGAAAATTCTAGAAACGCCTTATATTGACAACCTATCGCCATATAAAAAAGAAATCAAGTGTTTGTTAAGCCGAAGTTTTAATCAAGACCTTAAATAA
- the glpO gene encoding type 2 glycerol-3-phosphate oxidase, translating to MKEIKADICIIGGGIIGASLARELSQYNKKVIVLEADPRVGMETSAGNSGLVHGGFDPTPGKLNAILNIQGKHRYEDWIRDLDFPYLRINSTVVGFNQTEMAAIKELYNRGLKNGLQANELEIINASELQKREPRINKAALGALVCNSSIAVDTVELTKTLFANAIHNGVQLFVNSQVDKISKSDGQYHIETTQGNRFSAPVIINAAGHYADTLAAKAGYPDYTLTARRGQYRILDKTQVAGINSVLFMVPTIHGKGVIVAPMLNGHLMVGPTAEDGIAKDETSLITEANFKEIAEIGTKLIPDLNMDRTIMAYSGSRPIYAKTDDFYIKPALKDETFINVAGMKSPAIASAPAIADYVIDKFIQPLFKNFAKNPNWQPVQQNVLSMSS from the coding sequence ATGAAAGAAATTAAAGCTGATATTTGTATTATCGGCGGCGGTATTATTGGAGCTAGTTTGGCTCGCGAATTAAGTCAATATAACAAAAAAGTGATTGTTTTAGAAGCGGACCCGCGGGTTGGAATGGAAACTAGTGCTGGCAATTCAGGCTTGGTTCATGGTGGTTTTGATCCTACACCCGGAAAACTTAATGCCATTTTGAATATTCAAGGTAAACACCGGTATGAAGACTGGATTAGGGACTTAGATTTCCCCTATTTACGAATTAATTCTACAGTTGTTGGTTTTAATCAAACTGAGATGGCAGCTATTAAAGAACTTTATAACCGAGGTTTGAAAAATGGTCTACAAGCTAATGAGTTAGAAATTATTAATGCCTCAGAATTACAAAAACGGGAACCAAGAATTAATAAAGCAGCGCTTGGGGCTTTGGTTTGCAATTCATCAATCGCCGTAGATACAGTCGAATTAACCAAAACACTTTTTGCCAATGCTATTCATAATGGAGTACAACTTTTTGTTAATTCTCAAGTTGACAAGATTAGTAAAAGTGATGGACAGTATCATATTGAAACAACTCAAGGGAACCGGTTTTCGGCCCCAGTGATTATTAATGCTGCCGGGCATTATGCTGATACTTTGGCGGCAAAAGCGGGCTATCCAGATTACACCCTTACGGCTCGTCGTGGGCAATACCGCATTTTAGATAAAACGCAAGTAGCGGGGATTAATTCAGTGCTCTTTATGGTACCGACAATCCACGGCAAGGGGGTTATTGTTGCCCCAATGTTAAACGGTCATTTAATGGTAGGCCCAACTGCTGAGGATGGAATAGCCAAAGATGAAACGAGTCTTATTACGGAAGCTAATTTTAAGGAAATTGCCGAAATTGGTACCAAACTTATCCCAGATTTAAATATGGACAGAACGATAATGGCTTATTCTGGCTCGCGTCCGATTTATGCAAAAACTGATGATTTTTATATCAAGCCCGCTTTAAAAGACGAAACATTTATTAATGTAGCTGGGATGAAATCGCCTGCTATTGCTTCAGCACCGGCAATTGCTGATTATGTGATTGACAAATTTATTCAGCCTCTATTTAAAAATTTTGCCAAGAATCCCAATTGGCAACCTGTTCAACAAAATGTGTTATCAATGTCATCATAA
- a CDS encoding ABC transporter permease, protein MINRGLLKYSLKRIWILILVCGLALAFALVAGISGSNSFADNRNNSSGITITGTAVDFREYFLHTFAPLIFIVYGLTVTIILVMEEVNDGALESWLTTPLSRGQIFLTRTLSAIMGYLLIVVFNFLVQLILFGALLRDFKETFSVLVLTDLSLYMSGFLTLAITWILGTLFKNVLVGSLVISALMALFWIATLLSTFALTSNPDSSFKILRYFTIFSLVNDGFWYQEATNGLAKLMPIKALDFAWQIPTMLVSGNVLLYGGYKIFNYQSFSFNVK, encoded by the coding sequence ATGATAAACCGTGGATTACTCAAATATTCATTAAAAAGAATCTGAATATTAATTTTGGTTTGTGGTTTAGCCTTAGCTTTTGCTTTGGTAGCTGGTATTTCTGGATCTAATAGTTTTGCTGATAATCGCAATAATAGCTCTGGTATTACCATTACCGGAACTGCTGTTGATTTTCGTGAATACTTTTTACACACTTTTGCGCCATTAATTTTTATTGTTTATGGTTTGACAGTCACAATTATTTTAGTAATGGAAGAAGTTAATGACGGGGCCTTGGAATCTTGACTAACAACTCCGTTATCGCGAGGACAAATTTTTTTAACAAGAACTTTAAGTGCTATCATGGGTTACCTTTTAATCGTGGTTTTTAACTTTCTTGTTCAACTAATTTTGTTTGGTGCCCTTTTAAGAGATTTTAAAGAAACTTTCAGTGTCCTTGTCTTAACTGATTTGTCGCTTTATATGAGTGGTTTTTTAACTTTAGCAATTACTTGGATTTTAGGAACACTTTTTAAGAATGTTCTAGTAGGTTCGTTAGTAATTTCGGCCTTGATGGCCTTATTTTGAATCGCAACATTGTTAAGCACCTTTGCTCTAACATCTAACCCAGATTCATCTTTTAAAATCCTTCGCTACTTTACTATTTTCTCCCTGGTTAATGATGGATTTTGGTATCAGGAGGCTACTAATGGTCTAGCGAAATTAATGCCCATTAAAGCTCTTGATTTCGCCTGACAGATCCCGACAATGTTAGTTTCAGGTAATGTTTTGCTTTATGGTGGTTATAAAATTTTTAATTACCAAAGCTTTAGTTTTAATGTTAAATAA
- a CDS encoding glycoside hydrolase domain-containing protein, whose translation MLKTPIIKNLRNEGLNMKSKKTGLILMITLFLLSILIASAVPITINFLSLHNDWDKVWKKEYDYQEGTKETTKPKKPANEYVDYFFGDSLFKNDSFYEKNNTITYNGDWSQVKKTTVVNKDLICWKNDFQSKQLILFKINNNTIVKGLEINIKPLFNNFSSVTPPTVKVQFIKPIKARNNVSSSSIYKGTYYSFDEISTDSVLKTFAFPMQPILLSATTNNETTTGTFNYEVNINFKVNNELQLIQTEQKVVVVDKNVKVDNYGSHDVKDFGYESMIFSHNSQKFISKNWDSRTLAPTCNNDDLVIINNPSFDWNGYHYLDERYWFLKDDNVKGYEKWVRDCVDSLNMSYGYFTDFGLPYLKMIIQNHEENPNDLKSIEILNNQKGLEDLISNPNLSLQLSFEIFDKFVDFFKNSNYTKIYIPAIIRNNFNIALYYSSKNYPLINNRSPLPQVIFHNRFIDGKGFLTREAKVFYNDIFPKYLNQLAKHINNKIDSGEYLNFKGEPLKFFFSFDETKYEVNKFVWDIVQKEKLDNLFGSHVYAGWEYKVQNRSDQISTRLIDNWDELTLNPLPFLAWDNGKKIKEIINQRKTRGLITRFYSTWGEYPGSYLGSNPAESYWGPLLARSVNANGWHKFQLDGFRNDISLDNEDTSAVYEPGDAYQLYPGSGDGPNLSLRLVNFIESIKTVWKLNQLQKEGKFVVSDLLKNIKLTKNANQNTPYKWNLNYWNWTSLEKMNLKKDLRVSEQTEFVKIFIYEYTRNNLVVN comes from the coding sequence ATGTTAAAAACTCCCATTATTAAAAATTTGAGGAATGAAGGCTTGAATATGAAAAGTAAGAAGACTGGTCTTATATTAATGATTACCTTATTTTTATTAAGTATCTTAATTGCAAGTGCAGTCCCAATTACTATTAATTTTTTATCGCTACATAATGATTGAGATAAAGTTTGAAAAAAGGAATATGACTATCAAGAAGGCACTAAAGAAACCACAAAACCAAAAAAACCAGCTAATGAATATGTTGATTATTTCTTTGGTGATAGTTTGTTTAAAAATGACTCATTTTATGAAAAAAACAATACCATTACTTACAATGGTGATTGATCACAAGTTAAGAAAACTACAGTAGTAAATAAAGATTTAATATGTTGGAAAAATGATTTTCAAAGCAAACAATTAATTCTTTTTAAAATTAATAACAACACCATTGTAAAGGGTTTAGAAATTAATATAAAACCACTTTTTAACAACTTTAGTTCTGTTACTCCTCCAACCGTCAAAGTTCAGTTTATAAAACCAATCAAAGCCCGAAATAATGTGTCAAGTAGTTCCATTTATAAAGGCACTTATTATAGTTTCGATGAAATATCAACTGACTCTGTCCTCAAAACTTTTGCTTTCCCAATGCAACCTATTTTGCTTTCAGCTACCACTAATAATGAGACAACTACAGGAACCTTTAATTATGAAGTGAATATTAATTTTAAGGTTAATAATGAACTTCAACTCATTCAAACCGAACAAAAAGTCGTGGTCGTGGATAAAAATGTAAAAGTTGATAACTATGGTTCACACGACGTAAAAGATTTTGGCTATGAATCAATGATTTTTTCTCATAATTCCCAAAAATTCATTAGCAAGAATTGAGATTCTAGAACCTTAGCGCCGACTTGTAACAATGATGATTTGGTTATTATCAATAACCCCTCATTCGATTGAAATGGCTACCATTATTTGGATGAACGCTATTGGTTTTTAAAGGATGACAATGTTAAAGGCTATGAAAAATGAGTTAGAGATTGTGTTGATTCACTTAACATGAGTTATGGTTATTTCACCGATTTTGGTTTACCTTATTTAAAAATGATTATTCAAAATCATGAGGAAAATCCCAACGATTTAAAATCTATCGAAATATTAAATAACCAAAAGGGTCTAGAAGATTTAATTTCAAATCCAAATTTATCCCTTCAACTATCCTTTGAAATTTTTGATAAATTTGTCGACTTCTTTAAAAATTCCAATTACACAAAAATTTATATTCCTGCGATTATTAGAAATAACTTTAACATTGCTCTCTACTACAGCTCAAAAAATTACCCATTAATTAATAATAGGTCCCCGCTACCACAAGTAATTTTTCATAACCGTTTTATTGACGGAAAAGGATTTTTAACTAGGGAAGCTAAAGTTTTTTATAATGACATTTTCCCAAAATATTTGAATCAATTGGCCAAACATATAAACAATAAGATTGATAGTGGTGAATATTTAAATTTCAAAGGCGAACCTTTGAAATTCTTCTTTTCATTTGACGAAACCAAATATGAAGTCAACAAATTTGTTTGGGATATCGTCCAAAAAGAAAAATTAGACAATTTATTTGGTAGTCATGTTTATGCCGGTTGAGAATATAAAGTCCAAAATAGAAGCGATCAAATTAGCACTCGTCTCATTGATAATTGGGATGAACTAACTCTTAACCCGTTGCCTTTTCTTGCGTGAGATAATGGCAAGAAGATAAAAGAGATAATTAATCAAAGAAAAACAAGGGGGCTGATAACAAGATTCTATTCTACGTGGGGAGAATATCCCGGTTCCTACTTAGGGTCTAATCCCGCCGAAAGTTATTGAGGTCCGCTTTTAGCTCGTTCCGTCAATGCTAATGGTTGACATAAATTTCAACTTGATGGGTTTCGAAATGACATTTCCCTTGATAATGAAGATACTTCTGCTGTTTATGAGCCTGGCGATGCTTACCAATTATATCCAGGGTCAGGTGACGGCCCGAATTTAAGTTTGCGACTTGTTAATTTTATAGAATCAATTAAAACGGTTTGAAAACTTAACCAATTGCAAAAAGAAGGTAAATTTGTAGTTTCAGACTTATTGAAAAATATTAAACTTACTAAAAATGCCAACCAAAATACGCCATATAAATGAAATCTAAATTATTGAAATTGAACTAGTTTGGAAAAAATGAACCTGAAAAAAGATTTAAGGGTTTCCGAACAAACTGAATTTGTCAAAATATTTATTTATGAATACACAAGAAATAATTTGGTAGTTAACTAA
- the serS gene encoding serine--tRNA ligase — translation MLDVNYIEDHFDEVVTRLNNRGQNYTLALAQVVKENQRRKKYLKEVENLKAKKNQLSKKIADLFKDSKIVAKRQEMTNELKSEISVFDKKIVLLDRRLKAVTEKMFDHLSFIPNLPALDVPFGLDDSENEEIRRINSDAIHHQPTPHWEIAKKLNLVNFEAGTNLSGARFVVYTGQGSKMIRALSNILLDHHLKNGYEEYTVPLIVNAKAMYGTGQLPKFAEDAYQTGHQYLIPTGEVPLTNLHANEILDAKTLPLKLTTSSVCFRQEAGSAGRDTKGTIRLHQFNKVELVKLANPENSMAELETLTQDAEGILNLFNLPYRVVSLCSGDLGFSATKTYDLEVWFPSQNKYREISSCSNCGDFQARNMKIRYRNVQGETQLVHTLNGSGVAIDRLFAAILENYWDGEKLNLPAVMQPYFDGAKFVQ, via the coding sequence ATGCTTGATGTAAATTATATTGAAGACCATTTTGACGAGGTCGTAACACGTTTGAATAATCGTGGCCAAAATTATACTTTGGCTTTGGCCCAAGTAGTTAAGGAAAATCAACGTCGTAAAAAATATTTAAAAGAAGTCGAAAATTTAAAAGCGAAGAAAAACCAATTGAGTAAAAAAATTGCTGACCTTTTTAAGGATTCAAAAATAGTCGCCAAACGTCAGGAAATGACCAATGAGCTAAAATCAGAAATTTCTGTTTTTGATAAGAAAATAGTTTTGCTTGACCGTCGGTTAAAAGCGGTGACAGAAAAAATGTTTGACCATTTAAGTTTTATTCCAAATTTACCTGCTTTAGATGTGCCTTTTGGCCTTGACGATTCTGAAAATGAGGAAATTCGTCGGATTAATAGTGATGCTATCCACCACCAACCGACACCGCATTGAGAAATTGCCAAAAAATTAAACTTGGTTAATTTTGAAGCTGGCACGAATTTAAGTGGAGCCCGTTTTGTTGTTTATACTGGTCAAGGATCGAAGATGATTCGTGCCTTAAGTAATATCTTGTTAGACCACCATCTAAAAAATGGTTATGAAGAATATACAGTGCCTTTAATTGTTAATGCCAAAGCTATGTATGGCACTGGCCAATTACCCAAGTTTGCCGAAGATGCTTACCAAACTGGTCACCAATATTTAATTCCCACTGGTGAAGTGCCCCTCACAAACCTCCATGCTAACGAAATTTTAGACGCCAAAACTCTTCCGTTAAAACTAACTACTTCTTCGGTTTGTTTCCGGCAAGAAGCGGGTTCAGCCGGACGTGATACTAAAGGCACAATTCGCCTTCATCAATTTAATAAAGTGGAGTTAGTCAAGCTAGCCAATCCAGAAAACTCAATGGCCGAATTAGAAACCTTAACCCAAGATGCTGAAGGCATCCTTAACCTCTTTAACTTGCCCTATCGTGTTGTTTCATTATGTAGTGGTGACCTTGGCTTCTCAGCCACCAAAACCTATGATCTAGAGGTCTGGTTCCCAAGTCAAAATAAATATCGTGAAATTAGCTCTTGCTCTAATTGTGGTGATTTTCAGGCGCGAAATATGAAAATTAGGTACCGTAATGTTCAAGGAGAAACTCAACTAGTTCATACTTTAAATGGTTCAGGAGTAGCAATTGACCGTCTTTTTGCGGCAATTTTAGAAAATTATTGGGATGGTGAAAAATTAAACTTGCCAGCAGTGATGCAACCTTATTTTGATGGAGCCAAATTTGTGCAATAA